Proteins encoded by one window of Longimicrobiaceae bacterium:
- the fdhD gene encoding formate dehydrogenase accessory sulfurtransferase FdhD codes for MTARPGSTVRRAVDQVSFDGGEAVRRTRTDVLATEEPLEIRIVRADDARGRRVLSDRAHRVSVTMRTPGADFELAAGFLYAEGLIGGGADIGTISYCVDAEQRYNVVNVVLAPGVAFDPAQLARNFFATSSCGVCGKASIEAVTGAPCPRIVSDVSVTPETLLSLPGKLRPSQAVFERTGGLHAAALFDADGNLLRVREDVGRHNAMDKLVGGALLAGEVPLADRVVLVSGRLSFELVQKAARAGVAVLAGVSAPSSLAVELAEQAGMTLVGFLREARFNVYAGAERIAAPASVQNGR; via the coding sequence CACCGACGTGCTCGCGACCGAGGAGCCGCTGGAGATCCGCATCGTCCGCGCGGATGACGCGCGAGGCCGCCGCGTCCTCTCCGACCGCGCTCACCGCGTCTCCGTGACCATGCGGACGCCGGGCGCGGACTTCGAGCTCGCCGCCGGCTTCCTCTACGCCGAGGGGCTGATCGGCGGCGGCGCGGACATCGGGACGATCTCGTACTGCGTGGATGCCGAGCAGCGCTACAACGTGGTCAACGTCGTCCTCGCACCCGGCGTCGCGTTCGATCCGGCGCAGCTCGCCCGCAACTTCTTCGCGACCAGCAGCTGCGGCGTGTGCGGCAAGGCCTCCATCGAGGCGGTGACGGGCGCCCCCTGCCCGCGAATCGTCTCCGACGTTTCGGTGACGCCGGAGACGTTGCTGTCGCTGCCCGGGAAGCTGCGGCCGTCGCAGGCGGTGTTCGAGCGCACGGGCGGCCTGCACGCCGCCGCGCTCTTCGACGCGGACGGCAATCTCCTGCGCGTGCGCGAGGACGTGGGCCGCCACAACGCGATGGACAAGCTCGTCGGCGGCGCCCTGCTCGCGGGCGAGGTGCCGCTGGCGGACCGCGTCGTGCTGGTGAGCGGGCGCCTCAGCTTCGAGCTGGTGCAGAAGGCGGCGCGCGCCGGGGTGGCCGTGCTGGCCGGGGTGTCGGCACCGAGCAGCCTGGCGGTGGAGCTGGCGGAGCAGGCGGGGATGACGCTGGTGGGCTTCCTGCGCGAGGCCCGCTTCAACGTGTACGCCGGGGCGGAGCGGATCGCCGCGCCGGCATCGGTCCAGAACGGGAGATGA